The following are from one region of the Paenibacillus sp. KS-LC4 genome:
- a CDS encoding AraC family transcriptional regulator — translation MEEQFSFNYRISSDSSFWEVFHAHSQMEFAYVHAGHGNLIVEGKRYRVEPHTLMVFHPFQLHRVQMDISAEQPFIRTVLMFEPSSLKKYWSAFPLLNAFFEELLLQSGGEPWYEIAETSPLVLLLKQFKETRERLAAGEQAEEEDDHFLLLELLRQLKAIRQKPGSQSVLRIRRPSHRAEEMMEWIEQHYQEPFRLEQLAAALHLSRYHVVHLFKQATGSTIMDYTKATRVRHACLYLIQTTLTVPEIATRVGMGNPSYFCKVFRQQMGQTPHQYRLHIQRRKYVPQYSEEVPLCP, via the coding sequence ATGGAGGAGCAGTTTTCGTTCAATTATCGCATCTCATCCGATAGCAGCTTCTGGGAGGTGTTTCATGCCCATTCCCAAATGGAGTTTGCCTATGTCCATGCCGGACACGGGAATCTCATTGTCGAGGGCAAGCGCTACCGGGTTGAGCCCCATACATTAATGGTTTTCCATCCCTTTCAGCTGCACCGGGTACAGATGGATATATCGGCGGAGCAGCCGTTCATCCGCACCGTGCTCATGTTTGAGCCGTCGTCGCTCAAAAAATACTGGAGCGCCTTCCCGCTTCTGAATGCCTTCTTTGAGGAGCTGCTGCTCCAATCCGGCGGTGAGCCTTGGTACGAAATCGCTGAGACATCGCCGCTTGTGCTGCTGTTGAAGCAGTTTAAGGAGACCCGGGAGCGGCTCGCCGCTGGTGAACAAGCAGAAGAGGAGGACGATCATTTTCTGCTGCTGGAGCTGCTGCGGCAATTAAAAGCCATTCGCCAAAAGCCCGGCAGCCAGTCCGTCCTACGAATAAGAAGGCCGAGCCATCGCGCGGAGGAAATGATGGAGTGGATTGAGCAGCACTATCAGGAGCCGTTTCGACTGGAGCAGTTGGCCGCAGCGCTCCATCTGTCCCGCTATCACGTCGTCCATTTGTTCAAGCAGGCCACGGGCTCGACCATTATGGACTACACCAAGGCGACGCGTGTCCGACATGCCTGCCTCTATTTAATTCAAACGACGCTGACTGTACCCGAAATTGCCACCCGTGTCGGCATGGGCAATCCCTCTTATTTTTGCAAGGTGTTTCGTCAGCAGATGGGACAGACGCCGCATCAATATCGGCTGCATATTCAGCGAAGAAAATATGTTCCACAATACAGTGAAGAGGTGCCTTTATGTCCATAA
- a CDS encoding AraC family transcriptional regulator has translation MHRQSHLLTLPNMPYFCFPESIGNYSEQPEHSVYREAGALNNFNIHFVAAGRGFVELDGIVHELRAGEAVLYFPLQKQRYYSSKDEPWDIRWVHFYGGSGLRDYLLEQGLHKSPLWRLRQPAIWEKTHEELLREAETYRMLHPAHLSMLTYALLTIFVEQAVALNRGKAETSADRIMELLPLMQQEAVKPFILDEWAERLGVSPYYFCKLFRAATRMTPMDFITRCRLQAAKQWLLERKDDNIGQIAEEAGYPSVSYFNKRFMQHEGMTPTAYRRLYGVYGKE, from the coding sequence TTGCATCGTCAAAGCCATTTACTTACCCTTCCAAATATGCCTTACTTTTGTTTTCCGGAGTCGATTGGAAATTACAGTGAGCAGCCCGAGCATAGCGTGTATCGGGAAGCGGGCGCTTTGAACAATTTTAATATTCATTTTGTTGCCGCAGGCAGAGGGTTTGTGGAATTGGACGGTATCGTCCATGAGCTGCGAGCGGGGGAGGCGGTGCTTTATTTTCCGCTGCAAAAGCAGCGTTATTACAGCAGCAAGGATGAGCCGTGGGATATCCGCTGGGTTCACTTTTATGGCGGCAGCGGGCTCCGTGATTATTTGCTTGAGCAGGGCTTGCATAAAAGCCCCTTATGGAGGCTTCGTCAGCCTGCGATTTGGGAGAAAACTCATGAGGAGCTGTTGAGAGAAGCGGAAACGTATCGCATGCTGCATCCGGCTCATCTCTCTATGCTTACTTATGCTTTGCTTACGATATTCGTCGAGCAAGCAGTAGCGCTGAATCGGGGCAAGGCGGAAACGTCCGCCGACCGAATTATGGAGCTGCTTCCGCTGATGCAGCAGGAGGCCGTGAAGCCGTTTATTTTGGATGAATGGGCGGAGAGGCTGGGGGTATCGCCTTATTATTTCTGCAAGCTGTTTCGGGCGGCGACGAGGATGACGCCGATGGATTTTATTACGCGCTGTCGTCTTCAGGCAGCTAAGCAATGGCTGTTGGAGCGCAAAGACGACAACATTGGGCAAATTGCCGAGGAGGCAGGCTATCCAAGCGTCAGCTATTTCAATAAGCGATTTATGCAGCATGAAGGGATGACGCCGACTGCTTATCGCAGACTTTATGGAGTATATGGGAAGGAATAG